The Aedes albopictus strain Foshan chromosome 2, AalbF5, whole genome shotgun sequence region TGCGCTTCTCGAGGATTCTCCTTGGGATTCCTACGGCATAGAAAAGGTTAATTTTATAACAATGTTCTTAGCTCATGTGAATTTATATTGAACCTTGGTTGCCCGTATCCTTTCTTGAAGCCCCACGATTTTTTCATTCGATTGCTCCACTTCTAGCTTAAGTCGTTCAAATTCCAGCTGCTTCTGTTTTCGCTTTTTGCCAGGAAAGGACCAGTAGTACAGAGAGGAACCAATTTTATCCGTTTCCACTTGGCCCTCGTCGACAAGCGATTGTAGAATTTCTTTCACGGCTTGCTCCTTCAGACCCTTGTCTTTGACGGCAACCTTTTCCAGATCTTTGAGCTGGTAGAATTCTTTGGATTGATGGAATATTTCAagcagcagggatttcttctcatCCGCTGAGATTCCTTTCTTTCTTTTCGACATCTTTGTGATCTACTTTCTCGCATGGATAAATAACTGAAATCATAAAATTTGAATTTACCTAGATGAGATGGTGCTCGGTTTTAGTGAACCGATTGGGTTTAAATTTTTACAGGGAATGTGAATTTACATGAACTTTTAGCTGTGTGAAAATTATTACATTCCAATGACTATCGCAAAATGGAGTGTTAAGGAGTATCCAAACTCAACTGTTCATTTTCTTTGCAGTGACCCGGCTATGAAACAGTTCCTGCTACATCTGGACGAAACTCAATCCCTAGGACGCAAATTCATCATTCAGGATCT contains the following coding sequences:
- the LOC109419886 gene encoding meiotic nuclear division protein 1 homolog, translating into MSKRKKGISADEKKSLLLEIFHQSKEFYQLKDLEKVAVKDKGLKEQAVKEILQSLVDEGQVETDKIGSSLYYWSFPGKKRKQKQLEFERLKLEVEQSNEKIVGLQERIRATKESQGESSRSADIFQKLNDLKQKEKRLSSQLEKAKSKQSDKNNFQKMNRDLPGLHDAANRWTDNIFSIKSWCKNRFNIQENLMDKQFKIPPDLDYLE